The following are from one region of the Dreissena polymorpha isolate Duluth1 chromosome 2, UMN_Dpol_1.0, whole genome shotgun sequence genome:
- the LOC127866151 gene encoding uncharacterized protein LOC127866151 produces MMYVILVVSLVGLACAATTPAPIECMNDGECSPLECCYKKHELLVVSKRGGTFEGYPFQNQDLSHVKGVCQRYHQVGDACSPYDKRNGFCSCNVKMGHSCQMVTDPNPDVDVIPTSRFQCVDELLASRK; encoded by the exons ATGATGTACGTTATCTTAGTTGTCAGCCTTGTAGGCTTGGCATGTGCTGCG ACGACGCCGGCGCCGATTGAGTGCATGAACGACGGGGAGTGTAGCCCGCTGGAATGCTGCTACAAGAAGCACGAGTTGCTCGTGGTTAGCAAGCGGGGAGGCACGTTCGAGGGGTACCCCTTTCAAAACCAGGACCTCTCACACGTAAAAG GCGTTTGCCAGAGATACCACCAGGTGGGTGACGCGTGCTCCCCGTACGACAAGCGTAACGGCTTCTGCAGTTGTAACGTAAAGATGGGTCACAGCTGCCAGATGGTGACAGACCCCAATCCAGACGTCGACGTGATTCCTACGTCACGCTTCCAGTGCGTTGACGAACTCCTCGCGTCACGGAAGTAG